The genomic DNA AAACAGTGGCTGGCATCAAGAAGATCTCATTGCAGGCGATAAACTTCAGGATGTTCTGCTGATTGGATGTAAGTTTGTCCAGGAGGTTTCtgatgaacatcatgctgttgGGGCCCACAGACTGCAAAGAAAGATTAAAACATCAGAAGTCGACAACAAAAAGCTGCAGTAAGtcttaagtaagtaagtaaggcACAGAGGTTACATGAAATACTGATACAGAGAAGTAAATGTGATCAATCCAATCAGCTTTATTAGATCTTCGGGTTGCATTTGGGTCTCTGGGCAATGTTTGGTTAATTGAGTAGGTAACTAAAACACCATTTAGGGTTAAACAATGTTCAGCAAAAGGCTTTCTGTCAACTGTCAGCATTAAAAGTCACAGCAGAGGACTGCTGCCTTATACTCACATCAAGGACTTTCTTTGTGTAGGTAGTTGCATGAAGCACGGAGAAGAGGAAGACTGGAAAGATGCTCACTGGACACAAGTGTTAAGGatcaaccaaccaatcaattttttttgttacatgAAATCGTACagggtacaattccagtgacaTAAAAAGACAGAATAAACCCTCCACAACGATTTACTGCAGTTATTGGAGTCGTTCCCCCCCCGCAAAAAGGATGTTTTAACGATTAAAATCATGGGATTATCATAGGACTAATCAGAACAACTGAATGCGCAGAGTGAACCCATGTTATGAAACAGTTGTACGATTTTAGAATTtcaactagagatgcaccgattacaactttctaggccgattccgattttctttgagttaggccagccaatactgattttagccgattccgatttcatttttactAACCACTttacaaaacacaaatatttattttctatcttttctttaatagaacatcttacatagaacatgttttgaacagataatggatcactataaaatagaactatataaattactcctggtgtgggaaattcacactaAAGTGCAACgctagaaccatttccttcttttcacatccaatatccaacttaatataataaatatagccttgcagtataaagatatttctcaaaacacacacgcaggcctgtctgaacgtcaacagtaacgttacctgaaaacataaacgtcaccactcattttacacacagtttaacaacaaactaaacgctgggggaagattactacgtttttaatgtaggttttgagcggtatgcatccccactaacgTGGAAAGCGCTTTAAATAGTAACTTTAATACAGCATGTCGGAGGAATAGAGCGTctcttattttttaacacagcgTCTCTTGCAGCCGGacgtcagaggcagagggacagtcaacagtaacagtaaattcatcaaagtcagtgtgcccaatgctattttccaataaacttaAGCGGTCAAATTTCACTGGACCCGCTGAGTGAGCGGCGGTGTGCTGATCTTACGcgatgttaaaggggtgatagaatgcaaaaccgattttaccctgtcatagttgaatgaggacagttcggtgggtaaataggacatacatagaagctcaaaatcccattgacacccctttactatgaaaatctcatattttgaaactgccgctgaaaacgggcgaatcccaacaaagctggaagttgacgtcaacctcccaaaaaccggaacctttgtcagcccatgggtgtattaagacaACGGTCACGCCGCAACAtttacacaactgacctgagatcaggtagttttctgaatctagctaggtcacgcagatctctgctattccattacaaaattcacttctgaaacttttatgcgagaaatcaaccatataaagctcaaatatgggccgctttacgaaaaaggatggctaattgcaaattttctccgactgtgtgtcggagtttagtgccggtgttggtgctgcctgggttagcatcgccgccctgaccgcgtGTCAGCCCGCAGTCTTTACGGCGCgccgcaggttccagtaaatcttataatgggtatgtgtgttgagttatttaaacaaacaatcgggaaataaacgcctcttgtccgcgaagtctcattgatagagccggtgagatggagtccatcaatgagagctagctagcctcctcctaactctgacattcacaaaaatacattcaattgaaatccgaaatcggacaagtgttagctaagctttgtaagaccttgaggaacctgtaatattcatgccgtgacgaaattcaaactgtaaatatactttagttatgcgaaagtgagcaagctgcggtatttccccattgtaatgaatgggacatatagcaagcagctgctcgtcctacaaagacgccttgcgttcataaaaatgccttaaaatcaaatcagacacaacggttagctttataagacattggggaatgatgttgtataagtggcgtgacgaaattcaaactgtaaatataatttagttatgacgacagtgtagctagctagctgcggtatttccccattgtaatgaatgggacatatagcaagcagctgctggtcctacaaagacgcctcgcgttcataaaaatgccttaaaatcaaatcggacacaacggttagctttataagacattggggaatgatgttatataagtggcgtgacgaaattcaaataaaattccggaaatatattagagttatgccggcagctggccgcggagccccgtagtgcagtatccacaaagggtgactttgccctgggtatggagcccagcaggctgccgctttctcgtcagactgtgtggagctcctaaagtccgacacgtcttaccaaatttgcaattagccatcaaattttgtaaaatggcccatatttcagctttatatagttgatttctcgcttaaaaaaagtctcagaagtgaatttggtaatgaaacattgcagtgtctgtaatatgagattctgtcgcttctctaatgtatgtgtattggggattcgctcaaccaatcagcgcgcgtctctaatgtctgcttatggcaagtcgctcaaccaatcagcgcgcagctcatctaaatattcatgaccataccatatttggaagaaaagctcttgttacaaatagggccaaaacacagggatgcataagggccagtaaaatatcaaccaggccattttcagcccaaccaatgttacataccccattaggagaccataaggaacagtgtgaaataccctatataatcattctatcacccctttaatcatGCGGTGCCCGAttgcatttgaccggcataaaatcggcatatgtcagacttgGCCAATTCCAGTCACtggccggtcaatcggtgcatctctaatttcAACCAGATATACAGCACTATCCATTTGTCTTTTCCCCATATTTGAAGATGAAAAGATACTTGTGATGGGGTAGGAGTTGACCAGGATGAGTGAGTAGAGCAGGTAATGGCAGCTATCCTCCTGAAGAGCCTGGGCCAAGAAAGCTCTGCTCAGCTGAAAGCGTGGAAGCCTTTGATGCAAGCGAAGGGCACTGGTGAGGGCGTTCGCCAACAAGGCTCGCTGATAGAAGTTAGCTGCTGCATAGGGTCTGAAATACACAAGCAGTCACAAACATTCTACATCTATTTAGGCTGGGAGAAACGAGAATAGGGTGAAAGCAGTGTGTTGATGATGTGCACTGTCACAGAGTACTCACCCCAAAATTGGTAGAATAAACATTACTGAGCAATAGACGGTAAAGAGTCGTGAAAGCCACATTGCAGTTTCCAGCTTGTTACTCATTAAAAATTGCtgtgggagaaagaaaaaaaattaaaagaacagATGTTTTAGGAAATGTGATGCTAAGTGTTAAACCTGCTCCATCTCATATGATATAACATCATGGGCAAAGGATGTCCAATGTTAACTGTGCTAGAGTTTGGGGCAAACCGTGCGTTCATtgacatcggaaaaacattttccgagtgaaaacgtcaccattcgagtaacttcctgtgggaatcagaggtgggaaactcgggctggattttgataacagagtttcccagttggtgacgtgttgttgacaactgacgtttgatggaggcgactttggttcactgaatatatttcaatgacaatttattgtggacaaacgcctctgccaagaaacatacacagacataacatgtttaaaattattcataaataggcctatgtataaaaaaaaaaaaaacattatccgtgtcttttcccgttcgttgtctgGATGTGCTGTCtggatgctcgcataacaaaacagcagaaaatcttttgttattgtggcctccatgttttcacacacctgatgctctaggctacggccaaccgttggtggcagtcatgcaaaaagttgttacgccaaacgccaatataacagaagaagaagaacgcgcatcccgaccatgtgaacgctgccagtcggaaaaacaacgtaaccaggggggcggtgcctgttattccgagcgggcatgaacgcagcaaaaGTGCTGTGACACCATCATGACAGGATGGGACTTCTGTTTTCGCTTGTATACTGACAATTGATTTGCTGAAAGTCTCAGACTTCTCCATCACGCTCTTTCATTGTTCAGCATAAACCAGCCAgactaaaaaaacattattcaaTCTAGCAGTTAATTTTACCATCCTCTCATCAAAGGTGAGGAGACAAGATGCGGCTTTGCAGTTTACTATCGTAGAAGACTAAGAAAACcggaaaatattcacattagaGAACATGGCACCCTTGAATTTTTGCCTTAAAACAAT from Perca fluviatilis chromosome 10, GENO_Pfluv_1.0, whole genome shotgun sequence includes the following:
- the tmem33 gene encoding transmembrane protein 33, whose translation is MADTNQQSPPPQLGPVQFLMSNKLETAMWLSRLFTVYCSVMFILPILGPYAAANFYQRALLANALTSALRLHQRLPRFQLSRAFLAQALQEDSCHYLLYSLILVNSYPITMSIFPVFLFSVLHATTYTKKVLDSVGPNSMMFIRNLLDKLTSNQQNILKFIACNEIFLMPATVFMLFSGQGSLLLPFIYYRFLTLRYTSRRNPYCRTLFTELRILLEHFIMKPACPTFFRKMCLSSIAFISRLAPTGV